One Neodiprion pinetum isolate iyNeoPine1 chromosome 1, iyNeoPine1.2, whole genome shotgun sequence genomic window carries:
- the LOC124221932 gene encoding uncharacterized protein isoform X2, giving the protein MDVSFTNVLEGARQYFQGLPVPSTAGTTSSTENIATSTSSSYGHGDVAASVSGPTSSSTIAAVSREAPGAQQRVELGSRGPEDRQDASQVGNSYWNPHGPVEPYPPQPTRVEVPDTRPTDGTCVSLEAPAGSLTEMQPASKQAYDHAAAHSSSPSSSSPAQLHQLQPPKACSTPPVYQQLNTVSRTPYSTAADMLPAHSSYQAVERAPPSPAMVAPRTQYYPRYHHPEITKSTPLPMTQSSTYQSANAVPSSGVVQQSVTRSSPAEQSCALPPGPGAQSHVHESRDLRSPALRGHGSGYPNSVQANGAHQQHAAAQGYTVRNAVIPTSNQQQQRHQLQQPGSAASSSAAGNPAAHQVAVHGNNAHTHIPSPHNLPQHIPSPQNPARVNPSPLQHHVVGAGNAAGSTGYCPRVSPHMPPPNSVYHSPSPHEATSYHPPSPHPTNNSSTFQPRSPTYPPPPQAPAQSTPHSYSSSSPQHYQQPSSYPSTAAGYAQPQLSGYHSQLQPKNSTSGYYSQSNRSQPYAVPPVSAPSTANPGGQYGAHGKSIAYNGVQDAGRRNCPEAERPYGVQSYQTPVSVQRTSNTHNLPPIATLSYHYDRNSREALSKAQPMHRQQQRPQSAITKNSSTTGLTPNPARLSDYPVAVNNQHANGNVVTSASSMYSRVGGQPGVYPRYATTMAPSHHGSNATSTTVTSNGAPISNRPTVPTPMSSTIVNPGYPSRSGGRSVNPYPSTPHQPQENYAYKDYPSASTAYPTSTVVSQSVPPPSSSSTLQTNGAPTSNRKRESPLDLSLRTIKTPADSTAQDDPEASCSGDKIVSSSNAASSRNAGRTVLVPPGAAYPVYDGRSFGHSRSPASGVRASTPLQTVRAPKVDFLPNFSSTPLHHPAHESNTLRRSSSHIYAPSPRVNPAAVAPLPNIATFKKAPAAPSSLPYEKNPPYRVGNVARPRYAPVMEPGGNAIRHQEYTSDLSKYHVDRNKMAHVQPSAYGRDRQPATKRTAADPTPYTGLSKQPRVEKWRQSIDQQIEQRLSNALQERQRQEMSLNAPVSNGVNSAVVPAGYDQRRENNSAYNYCDKRNYPEIKGAARGSFAPASPAVYGNQGGTPRVTGHSHIPQSSGHQNLYSAGYRHGQGQHASYRVPASHVPNSGPNAEQPSNAGTDKKRVLSLLRNSLENKQQREEQLSNSQQPILANYNQPSFQNKVVTPVEPKTNIGRHNLSPFTAASLLERNSTTPPHYKFHVPRAVDSIIQEPSHSLYGTRVNSSATIPGKEANSMTRGIENQIHRDKDDGLAAILAARIRTKAELKQVSAGQFGAKPTVASSQEISATPKDIENGASTSTPQSGSSGGSPPKLTREQVASLPPRRRLFSRTDEDLPVAATIPAPAPTPTKASVVPPRASGFRSSSETSVFDFRESDSEGEMPVLERQTLEEMRRDRRQLSKVQPPVPLNNAMCMRMASSSDLVKIELKENDKIIEPDSFWSTTCDKFMEQLRSGDVTTKKRGRRKKGESGSGSATKLETDSALNSDAESAPRLEVKPEDIKQEVPDVPSETVKIKEEVIEVKTENDCLENLEIKTEPDESDIKTEKVEKIVERDSDELPLIQRAARKNSTKIESDGEEEIVGRKKRSRRGSRIKLISSSGSESSSEESEASAEFGHGSSVADRLRARKRSSANAETEGMKLRSRDTTPHKAPKDKEGKSSPAKGSVSQKGKPKPLFGDGSDFRPGWEDEVYVYKKSLRMPTRLITVSKPSRFHRLSTSLPDLDPGSPALSVSMESTDNERIRISDSDLESNCSFSLAGLESKIDDEEATSSTTMSCPTKSTRQTRLENNSIIDLLAQKVGTSKKEQKRRAKEKLIKCPKILPKGRNEPELLATPSLAPLLSNDLATTQKTKGKTPVKSNKSPKPIKVTNSCLLGYFRKQTVNNFRDAFKNNHTLPNEFSTFVLKSRTRTETRVLKKQATIREVFGEDRPASAPPMQNHGDTSQDDDDSQNETQESKPGKSRTLKQKVVSRLKSAGILRSNKALMNSKLHLLNPKKRNNLLKSLAKKKFQHIKKEKIQKEDETKQELDETSEMQETESNGPEVEPENADEIGVPSKKRLKLRTGRRKFRSGFDYMRKKKKPLKKDDVTSKDRKRQTVPRPSPESVADIQTEIRTWVIKKGVGETILHRAARLGYTDVAAYCLEKLNNPPSPKDNAGYTPLHEACSKGHLEIAKLLLAYGANVSESANGGIRPLHEAAENGATELVRLLLSYGADPLLATYAGQTPLMLASDTDAYLILEQHLDDVQGRPAAPWSFAGPSSIFESNWLTDLEPTGYSPLSEPPMDIPEPELEDIEMEVSDVNLPVLYSLANDPDKWVLLQDLTAVLRVKSRDALLRQVNPKAPAGPPAVAHRDVMRELKLPDFLEQSRCCHLLSGGERINVRASKVTLIKYNDKVKSLLNVERVVISSR; this is encoded by the exons ATGGATGTGAGCTTCACTAACGTGTTGGAGGGGGCTCGCCAGTACTTCCAGGGACTTCCCGTACCTAGTACAGCAGGCACGACATCGTCGACGGAGAACATCGCAACATCGACCTCCTCTTCGTACGGTCATGGCGATGTCGCGGCCTCGGTTTCCGGGCCGACCTCATCCAGCACCATCGCGGCTGTTTCGCGCGAGGCCCCCGGGGCCCAGCAGCGGGTCGAACTCGGTTCGCGGGGGCCTGAGGACAGGCAGGACGCGAGCCAGGTGGGTAACTCTTACTGGAACCCACACGGACCCGTCGAACCTTACCCGCCGCAGCCGACCCGCGTCGAGGTTCCCGACACCAGGCCGACGGACGGAACGTGCGTCAGTCTCGAGGCCCCCGCCGGGTCCCTAACCGAGATGCAGCCAGCCAGCAAGCAGGCCTACGATCACGCCGCCGCGcactcctcctccccctcctcctcatcACCGGCCCAGCTGCACCAGTTACAACCTCCGAAGGCCTGCTCAACGCCGCCCGTTTATCAGCAGCTCAACACCGTATCTAGAACGCCGTACTCGACGGCCGCCGATATGCTGCCGGCGCATTCGTCCTATCAGGCCGTCGAACGGGCCCCTCCGAGTCCAGCGATGGTGGCGCCGAGGACGCAGTACTACCCGCGATATCATCACCCCGAAATCACGAAGAGCACGCCACTGCCGATGACCCAGAGCTCGACTTACCAGTCTGCCAACGCGGTTCCGAGCTCCGGTGTCGTCCAGCAGTCCGTGACCCGTTCGAGTCCGGCCGAGCAGAGTTGCGCCTTACCACCGGGACCCGGAGCCCAAAGTCACGTGCACGAATCCCGGGACCTTCGGAGTCCGGCACTGCGGGGCCACGGCTCGGGCTATCCGAATTCGGTGCAGGCGAACGGCGCTCACCAGCAGCACGCCGCCGCGCAGGGCTACACCGTGCGAAACGCGGTTATTCCTACCTCaaatcagcagcagcagcggcatcAGCTGCAGCAGCCAGGTTCCGCGGCCTCGTCGTCTGCCGCTGGTAATCCGGCGGCTCATCAGGTCGCCGTTCACGGAAACAATGCTCATACGCACATTCCTTCGCCCCATAACCTTCCGCAGCACATTCCGTCACCCCAGAATCCCGCCCGAGTCAATCCCTCGCCCCTTCAGCATCACGTTGTTGGCGCCGGTAACGCCGCCGGTTCCACCGGCTATTGTCCCCGGGTGTCTCCCCACATGCCACCCCCGAACTCGGTCTACCACTCGCCCTCGCCTCACGAGGCAACTTCCTACCACCCCCCTTCGCCCCACCCTACTAATAACTCCAGTACCTTTCAGCCTCGGTCACCGACCTATCCCCCGCCTCCCCAAGCCCCCGCACAGTCTACTCCGCACTCGTACTCGTCATCGAGCCCCCAGCACTATCAGCAGCCGAGTTCTTATCCGTCGACAGCTGCCGGCTACGCTCAGCCACAGTTGTCCGGCTACCATTCCCAGCTCCAGCCGAAGAACTCAACCTCCGGTTACTACTCGCAGAGCAATCGGTCTCAGCCCTACGCGGTTCCTCCGGTTTCAGCGCCTTCGACGGCCAACCCCGGCGGCCAGTACGGTGCTCATGGCAAGTCGATCGCCTACAACGGAGTCCAAGATGCTGGAAGAAGGAATTGCCCGGAGGCTGAACGGCCGTACGGGGTTCAGTCCTACCAGACACCGGTATCGGTTCAGCGGACCTCGAATACTCACAATCTCCCACCGATCGCCACCCTGTCCTATCATTACGACAGAAACTCGCGCGAAGCCTTGTCGAAGGCCCAACCGATGCATAGGCAGCAACAGCGACCCCAGTCTGCGATTACGAAGAATTCCTCGACGACCGGTTTAACGCCGAATCCGGCGAGGTTGTCCGACTATCCGGTCGCCGTGAACAACCAGCATGCCAACGGGAACGTCGTCACCTCGGCAAGTTCCATGTACAGCAGGGTCGGTGGACAGCCCGGGGTCTATCCGAGGTACGCCACAACCATGGCGCCCAGTCATCACGGCAGCAACGCGACCAGCACCACCGTGACGTCGAACGGTGCGCCAATTTCCAACAGACCGACCGTCCCGACGCCGATGTCGTCGACCATCGTCAATCCTGGCTACCCGAGCCGGTCTGGGGGTCGGTCTGTCAACCCGTATCCCTCGACGCCGCACCAACCTCAGGAGAATTACGCCTACAAGGATTACCCGAGCGCGTCGACAGCCTACCCAACGTCCACAGTCGTCAGCCAGTCCGTCCCTCCCCCTTCGAGTTCCAGCACACTTCAGACCAACGGGGCGCCGACGTCGAACAGAAAACGAGAGTCGCCGTTGGATCTCTCGCTCAGAACGATCAAGACCCCCGCGGACTCCACGGCCCAGGATGACCCGGAGGCCTCCTGCAGCGGGGACAAAATCGTCAGCAGCTCCAACGCCGCTTCGTCGAGAAACGCCGGGAGGACCGTACTCGTGCCTCCGGGTGCCGCGTATCCGGTATACGACGGGCGGAGCTTCGGACATTCCCGAAGCCCTGCTTCCGGGGTCAGGGCTTCCACTCCTCTGCAAACTGTCCGCGCGCCGAAAGTCGATTTCTTACCGAACTTCAGCTCGACGCCCCTCCACCACCCGGCGCATGAGAGCAACACGCTTCGCAGGAGCAGCTCACATATATACGCGCCATCGCCGCGTGTTAATCCAGCGGCGGTTGCCCCTCTGCCCAATATAGCGACCTTCAAGAAAGCTCCCGCTGCCCCGTCCTCGTTGCCGTACGAAAAGAACCCACCCTATCGCGTCGGGAACGTGGCACGCCCCAGGTACGCTCCGGTGATGGAACCCGGCGGTAACGCGATACGTCACCAGGAGTATACGTCCGATCTTAGCAAGTACCATGTCGACAGGAACAAGATGGCTCATGTTCAGCCGTCAGCATACGGCAGGGATAGACAGCCGGCAACCAAGAGGACCGCGGCTGATCCGACACCCTATACCGGGCTCAGCAAACAACCGCGTGTTGAAAAGTGGCGGCAGTCGATAGACCAACAAATAGAGCAAAGACTGTCCAATGCGCTTCAAGAACGCCAGCGTCAGGAGATGAGCTTGAACGCACCCGTTTCCAATGGCGTCAATTCCGCCGTCGTGCCCGCCGGCTACGATCAACGCCGCGAAAACAACAGTGCGTATAATTACTGTGATAAAAGGAATTATCCGGAAATCAAGGGCGCTGCCAGGGGCTCCTTTGCTCCAGCCTCACCCGCCGTCTACGGAAATCAGGGTGGAACCCCAAGAGTCACCGGACACTCACATATCCCTCAGTCCTCGGGGCACCAGAATTTGTATTCCGCGGGTTACCGACACGGTCAGGGACAGCATGCAAGCTACCGAGTACCTGCTTCTCATGTTCCTAATTCTGGACCGAACGCGGAACAGCCCAGCAACGCGGGGACCGACAAGAAACGGGTACTCAGCCTCCTCAGGAACAGTTTGGAAAATAAACAACAGCGGGAGGAGCAGCTCAGCAACAGCCAGCAACCAATACTCGCCAATTACAATCAGCCAAGCTTTCAGAATAAG GTCGTCACACCAGTCGAGCCCAAAACCAACATTGGAAGACATAATCTCTCCCCCTTCACCGCTGCTAGTCTTCTCGAAAGGAACAGCACCACTCCACCTCACTACAAATTTCACGTGCCAAGGGCGGTCGACTCGATTATCCAGGAACCCTCTCACAGTCTGTACGGCACCAGGGTTAACTCATCCGCCACTATACCTGGCAAAGAGGCCAACTCGATGACGAGAGGTATCGAAAACCAGATTCATCGTGACAAGGACGATGGATTAGCGGCTATATTGGCAGCCCGAATACGAACTAAAGCTGAATTGAAACAG GTGTCAGCCGGCCAGTTTGGCGCTAAACCGACGGTGGCGTCATCCCAGGAGATCTCGGCAACACCGAAAG ACATTGAAAATGGAGCTTCCACATCAACGCCCCAGTCCGGTTCTTCTGGGGGAAGCCCTCCCAAGCTCACTCGCGAACAGGTGGCTAGTCTTCCACCCCGAAGGCGGTTGTTCTCAAGGACCGACGAGGATTTACCTGTTGCGGCAACTATTCCAGCTCCGGCGCCAACCCCAACCAAAGCTTCGGTCGTACCGCCGAGAGCTAGCGGATTCCGAAGCTCATCAGAGACCTCGGTGTTTGACTTCAGAGAGAGTGACTCCGAGGGTGAAATGCCGGTTTTGGAGAGACAGACGCTGGAAGAAATGCGAAGGGACAGAAGGCAACTGTCGAAGGTCCAGCCACCCGTACCGCTCAACAACGCGATGTGCATGAGAATGGCTTCGTCGTCTGACTTAGTGAAGATAGAACTCAAG GAAAATGACAAAATCATCGAACCAGATTCGTTCTGGTCGACAACCTGTGATAAGTTTATGGAACAGCTACGAAGTGGCGATGTCACAACGAAAAAACGTGGCAGACGGAAGAAGGGAGAGTCCGGTTCGGGTTCGGCGACAAAGCTAGAAACTGATTCCGCGCTAAATTCGGACGCGGAATCGGCGCCTAGGCTCGAAGTGAAGCCTGAAGACATTAAGCAAGAGGTACCAGATGTGCCAAGCGAAACTGTGAAGATCAAAGAGGAGGTGATCGAGGTGAAAACCGAGAACGACTGCCtcgaaaatttggaaatcaaGACTGAACCCGACGAATCAGATATTAAAACggagaaagttgaaaaaatcgtgGAACGAGATTCGGACGAGTTGCCACTAATTCAAAGAGCGGCGCGAAAGAATTCTACGAAGATCGAGAGTGACGGGGAAGAAGAGATCGTCGGAAGGAAGAAGAGATCTCGTCGTGGTAGTAGGATAAAACTTATCTCATCTAGCGGCAGCGAAAGCTCGAGCGAAGAGAGTGAAGCAAGCGCTGAATTCGGCCATGGTTCTTCGGTAGCCGATAGATTACGTGCCAGAAAACGCTCGAGTGCGAATGCGGAAACTGAAGGCATGAAGTTGCGCTCGCGAGATACGACGCCGCACAAGGCCCCAAAGGATAAGGAGGGAAAGTCGTCACCGGCAAAGGGCAGTGTGTCGCAAAAAGGTAAACCGAAACCATTGTTCGGCGATGGTAGCGACTTCAGACCGGGTTGGGAGGATGAGGTTTACGTTTATAAAAAATCGCTAAGAATGCCAACCAGGTTAATAACCGTTTCGAAGCCGTCCAGGTTTCATAGGTTGTCAACTTCACTTCCGGATCTCGATCCGGGATCACCGGCACTCTCTGTATCGATGGAAAGCACCGATAACGAACGAATAAGAATATCGGACAGCGACTTGGAGTCAAACTGTAGTTTCAGTCTTGCTGGACTGGAGAGCAAAATCGACGATGAAGAAGCAACTTCCTCAACGACAATGTCGTGTCCAACGAAATCGACCCGACAGACTCGATTGGAAAATAATTCCATCATCGACCTTCTCGCCCAGAAAGTTGGTACTAGTAAAAAAGAGCAGAAACGAAGGGCCAAGGAAAAGTTGATCAAATGCCCTAAGATTCTTCCAAAAGGTAGGAACGAGCCAGAGCTGCTTGCCACGCCGAGTTTGGCGCCTCTTTTATCGAACGACCTAGCAACGACGCAAAAGACGAAAGGCAAGACCCCTGTCAAAAGTAACAAGTCACCGAAACCAATAAAAGTGACGAACTCCTGTCTTTTGGGATACTTTCGTAAACAGACTGTTAATAACTTTAGAGATGCTTTTAAGAATAATCACACTCTGCCCaatgaattttcgacgttCGTTTTGAAGAGCCGAACGAGAACAGAGACTCGGGTTTTGAAGAAACAGGCAACGATTAGAGAAGTCTTCGGGGAGGATAGACCAGCGTCTGCACCGCCGATGCAAAATCACGGAGACACTTCGCAAGACGATGACGATTCGCAAAATGAAACGCAAGAATCCAAGCCAGGAAAGTCACGAACGCTGAAGCAAAAAGTCGTGTCTCGtcttaaaagtgctggaatattGAGGAGTAACAAAGCACTAATGAATTCCAAGCTACATCTATTAAATCCTAAGAAACGTAACAACCTATTGAAATCTTTGGCTAAAAAGAAGTTCCAGCATATAAAGAAGGAGAAAATCCAGAAAGAAGATGAAACGAAACAAGAGTTGGACGAGACAAGTGAAATGCAGGAAACCGAGAGCAACGGACCCGAAGTCGAACCGGAGAATGCCGACGAAATTGGGGTACCGAGTAAAAAGAGGCTGAAATTACGTACTGGCCGACGAAAATTTCGTTCTGGATTTGATTACatgcgaaagaaaaagaaaccatTGAAAAAAGACGACGTTACATCCAAGGATAGGAAACGA CAAACTGTGCCTCGTCCAAGTCCCGAATCCGTCGCTGATATACAAACGGAAATTAGAACATGGGTCATCAAGAAAGGCGTGGGTGAAACCATCCTTCATCGAGCTGCAAGGCTTGGATATACG GATGTTGCAGCATATTGCTTGGAAAAGTTGAACAATCCACCAAGCCCTAAGGATAATGCAGGATACACACCCCTCCATGAGGCATGTTCGAAAGGACATCTAGAAATTGCTAAACTTCTACTTGCCTATGGGGCAAATGTTAGCGAAAGCGCCAATGGGGGGATAAG ACCACTACACGAAGCTGCAGAGAATGGGGCAACCGAACTTGTCAGATTGCTGCTTTCATACGGTGCTGATCCGTTGTTGGCTACCTATGCTGGCCAGACTCCCTTGATGCTGGCCTCGGACACAGACGCATATTTGATCCTCGAACAACATCTAGACGATGTACAAGGACGTCCTGCTGCTCCATGGAGTTTCGCAGGTCCGTCATCAATTTTTG AATCTAATTGGCTTACAGATCTTGAGCCGACAGGCTACAGTCCATTAAGCGAACCTCCCATGGATATTCCAGAGCCCGAACTTGAAGATATCGAAATGGAAGTGAGCGACGTTAACTTACCAGTGCTGTATTCCCTTGCCAACGACCCCGACAAATGGGTACTTCTGCAAGACTTGACAGCAGTGTTACGTGTGAAGAGTAGGGATGCTCTGCTTCGCCAAGTTAATCCAAAGGCTCCTGCCGGACCGCCGGCGGTAGCTCACCGTGACGTTATGCGAGAATTAAAGCTTCCAGATTTTCTAGAACAGTCTCGATGTTGTCATCTGTTGAGTGGCGGCGAGAGAATAAACGTGCGCGCCTCCAAAGTAACGCTTATTAAGTACAATGATAAAGTGAAGTCACTTCTTAACGTTGAACGAGTCGTGATTAGCTCAAGGTGA